A stretch of the Uranotaenia lowii strain MFRU-FL chromosome 3, ASM2978415v1, whole genome shotgun sequence genome encodes the following:
- the LOC129752666 gene encoding von Willebrand factor-like — translation MIRWISLALIAAAWATFTLASDGRQYVAIDPTSTPSCGPYQDFNNCGTACPMTCKNYFNQVNATCAPVCVPGCFCKPGYILNHKRKCVPPAQWHHENAGESSSQAAQIVEHISSFIMVRLISLVFFVSVWAVSHQAVGRQLVATAPVAAYLTPKETPSCGPFQDYSDCGTACPMTCNEYFTNPGDKVCPAVCVAGCFCKPGYILNHLGKCVKPIKCEKTCTCTYL, via the exons ATGATCCGTTGGATTTCGCTAGCTCTGATCGCGGCCGCTTGGGCGACATTCACCTTAGCCTCCGATGGAAGGCAATATGTCGCGATAGACCCGACCTCAA CGCCTTCGTGTGGACCATACCAGGATTTTAACAACTGTGGAACGGCGTGTCCGATGACCTGCAAAAACTATTTCAATCAAGTTAATGCGACCTGTGCTCCCGTGTGCGTTCCAGGTTGTTTCTGCAAACCCGGCTACATTCTGAACCATAAACGCAAATGTGTACCACCGGCACAGT GGCATCATGAAAacgcagg TGAAAGTAGTTCCCAGGCAGCTCAGATAGTCGAACACATCTCATCCTTCATCATGGTCCGATTGATTTCGTTGGTCTTTTTCGTGTCCGTTTGGGCCGTTTCGCATCAAGCCGTTGGCCGACAGCTGGTGGCCACTGCTCCCGTTGCTG CTTATCTGACGCCAAAGGAAACTCCTTCCTGTGGACCTTTCCAGGATTATAGCGACTGCGGAACAGCTTGCCCCATGACCTGCAATGAATATTTCACCAACCCTGGAGATAAGGTGTGTCCGGCTGTGTGCGTCGCCGGATGTTTCTGCAAGCCAGGCTACATCCTGAACCATTTGGGCAAATGCGTGAAACCAATCAAGTGCGAGAAGACATGCACCTGCACATATCTGTAA